One genomic window of Candidatus Hydrogenedentota bacterium includes the following:
- the folD gene encoding bifunctional methylenetetrahydrofolate dehydrogenase/methenyltetrahydrofolate cyclohydrolase FolD, with the protein MAKRAYIIDGGAIAAELRAEMKAEVAALAKRRIVPGLAVVLVGENPASQVYVRMKKKACAEVGIQSFSHELPAECSEKRLLNLITKLNADPRVHGILVQLPLPKQIAEAKVIAAMDPEKDVDGFHPVNVGRMLSGDPGFLPCTPAGCQALLVRSGFDPSGKHVVIVGRSNIVGKPLAAILMQKAAGANATVTVCHSRTRDLPAITRMADILVAAIGVPEFVKADMIRRGAVVIDVGVNRVDDSSAPKGYRLVGDVDFPAVSKKAAAITPVPGGVGPMTIAMLLKNTVESARRHRTRA; encoded by the coding sequence ATGGCAAAGAGGGCTTACATTATTGATGGCGGCGCAATCGCCGCGGAGTTGCGGGCGGAGATGAAGGCGGAAGTGGCGGCGCTGGCGAAGCGGCGGATTGTTCCGGGACTGGCGGTGGTGTTAGTGGGGGAAAATCCCGCCAGCCAAGTTTATGTGCGCATGAAAAAGAAAGCGTGCGCCGAAGTGGGCATTCAGTCATTTTCGCATGAATTGCCGGCTGAATGCAGTGAAAAACGCCTGCTCAATCTGATAACGAAACTCAATGCCGATCCACGCGTGCATGGCATCCTTGTGCAGTTGCCCCTGCCCAAGCAAATAGCCGAGGCCAAGGTGATCGCCGCGATGGATCCTGAGAAAGACGTGGATGGGTTTCATCCCGTCAACGTGGGGCGCATGCTTTCCGGCGATCCGGGCTTTCTGCCCTGCACGCCTGCGGGCTGCCAGGCCTTGCTGGTGCGTTCGGGGTTCGATCCTTCCGGAAAACATGTGGTCATTGTCGGACGGTCGAATATCGTCGGAAAGCCGCTTGCCGCCATTTTGATGCAGAAGGCCGCCGGGGCCAATGCCACGGTTACGGTGTGCCATTCGCGCACCCGTGATTTGCCGGCCATCACGCGCATGGCCGATATTCTGGTCGCGGCAATCGGTGTGCCGGAATTCGTCAAGGCGGACATGATTCGCCGCGGGGCGGTCGTCATTGATGTCGGCGTCAACCGGGTGGACGATTCCTCCGCGCCCAAGGGGTACAGGCTCGTCGGCGACGTGGATTTTCCGGCAGTTTCAAAAAAAGCCGCCGCCATTACGCCCGTGCCCGGCGGTGTCGGGCCGATGACCATCGCCATGTTGCTGAAAAACACCGTCGAATCGGCCAGAAGACATCGAACGAGAGCATGA
- a CDS encoding DUF6259 domain-containing protein, with protein MKWMSVASVILMILPVWAQGVETVSGAAFSARFDRGTLVELTTRDSRGFVMPPEKATGAGIRCLDGDHWAGTSRSEGNREICESLSDLPEGRVTCLYRLDASGDVIVTQKAESPKKGVWGVEWTIENIPLDMNILIPAHSGMKWTRNDRIGTESYDYPMAWEAQLVVVEGRGSGFYIWADDAKGVFKRLMLERGAKGWRLRFITMPMAPFEERDTCESVPWHVNVYEGDWRVPAKRYRAWAEKAFSPIPIAQQRPEWIRDIRACVIMPLSMKMLEALPGRTDPAQTLLYLYNWRAAGYDRDYPAYDKPVPAFGPFVRRAHELGFRVMPHVNYFGCDPLNPLYAQFEPYQVRNPFGAHEKDWWLWTRADPPIKFAYINLACKAWRDMLVSRLADLCRTYAIDALHLDQTLCIYNDHNGLVDGMTFIEGNIALHRELREALPDVALSGEGLDEITYRHEAFAQRHARGLNHADGTFDVDQLRQAHPIASYLLRPYTILYGYLGYAPPSAGQLYGAWNEAYGRFGVIPTLKPGSDDLACQGGFDAQLFDEMAFWQQERVEIDMEADWPPDIAFPYRAADGSRIVRTVDRRLMHGDRVITQMIAGVAEHCAPGSIPGWRVYDETCIRGLDPGHWHPVTALPRDMTVPHVASPFPEGFTIASFVARDGFLFVRTRPASNHDIRLAPLVAGGICGERPTDGPPSEAPGELHAPSGAAFHGGGDVVYAHPPYRNRGSGSAFARIALELPKDAARFAGDVAVEGADGRTDGVTFGVSVRAGGRLERTELHTASAERRPLALDLSSFAGTPVEIEMSVDAGPAHDPTCDWARWYAPRIERDARVTAPMTIAGFGRWRLALSGTRMVRNDRETGECRIETDFPGGICLLDEMPDPVSFPFDIASAPFRVAYVADDGTVLESPLHACAIPAETVVGGVSRQGLFTHPPNRGSTCVDIPMCLPKTPGRFQAHVGLRDGSKSDGVVFRVEVNGRVLLRRDIRPGAWCEIEADLASWAGQPVVLSLVADSAGEYNCDWAAWGDPKIGQHHGEPG; from the coding sequence ATGAAATGGATGTCTGTCGCGAGTGTCATATTGATGATCTTGCCGGTATGGGCGCAAGGCGTGGAAACAGTGTCCGGCGCGGCCTTTTCGGCCCGATTCGATCGCGGAACGCTTGTCGAACTCACAACACGCGACTCGCGGGGCTTTGTCATGCCGCCGGAAAAGGCAACAGGCGCGGGCATTCGTTGCCTGGACGGCGATCATTGGGCGGGGACGTCCCGATCAGAGGGTAATCGGGAAATCTGTGAATCGCTGTCGGATTTGCCGGAGGGACGCGTGACGTGTTTGTACCGCCTGGATGCGTCCGGCGATGTGATCGTGACGCAGAAGGCCGAATCGCCGAAAAAGGGCGTGTGGGGCGTCGAGTGGACCATCGAGAACATTCCGCTGGACATGAACATCCTGATTCCCGCGCATTCGGGCATGAAATGGACGCGCAACGATCGCATCGGCACGGAATCCTACGATTATCCGATGGCGTGGGAGGCGCAATTGGTCGTTGTCGAGGGGCGGGGTTCCGGATTCTATATTTGGGCCGATGACGCTAAGGGTGTGTTCAAGCGCTTGATGCTCGAACGGGGCGCGAAGGGATGGCGCTTGCGCTTCATCACGATGCCGATGGCCCCTTTTGAGGAGCGCGATACGTGCGAATCGGTCCCGTGGCATGTCAACGTCTATGAGGGCGATTGGCGCGTTCCCGCGAAACGCTACCGCGCATGGGCCGAAAAGGCCTTTTCGCCAATTCCCATCGCCCAACAGCGGCCCGAATGGATTCGCGACATCCGCGCCTGTGTCATCATGCCCCTGAGCATGAAAATGCTCGAGGCCTTGCCGGGCCGCACCGACCCGGCGCAGACACTCCTATATCTCTATAATTGGCGCGCGGCGGGCTACGACCGCGACTATCCGGCCTACGACAAGCCCGTGCCGGCATTCGGGCCGTTTGTCCGGCGCGCGCACGAACTCGGCTTCCGCGTGATGCCGCACGTCAACTATTTCGGCTGCGATCCCCTCAACCCGCTTTACGCGCAATTCGAGCCGTACCAGGTGCGAAATCCCTTCGGCGCGCACGAAAAAGACTGGTGGCTGTGGACGCGCGCCGATCCACCCATTAAATTCGCCTACATCAATCTCGCTTGCAAGGCATGGCGGGACATGCTGGTGTCGCGCCTTGCGGACCTCTGCAGGACGTATGCGATAGACGCCCTGCACCTCGATCAGACGCTTTGCATCTACAACGATCACAACGGGCTTGTGGACGGCATGACGTTCATCGAGGGGAACATCGCGCTGCACCGTGAATTGCGCGAGGCGCTGCCGGATGTCGCGCTCAGCGGCGAGGGGCTGGACGAGATTACCTACCGGCATGAAGCGTTCGCGCAACGGCATGCGCGCGGGCTCAATCATGCGGATGGCACGTTCGATGTGGACCAATTGCGGCAGGCTCATCCCATCGCTTCCTACCTCCTGCGCCCCTACACGATTCTTTACGGCTACCTCGGCTATGCGCCTCCGTCCGCCGGACAACTCTACGGCGCATGGAACGAGGCCTACGGCCGTTTCGGCGTCATACCCACACTGAAACCCGGATCCGACGATCTGGCGTGTCAAGGCGGATTCGACGCCCAATTGTTCGACGAGATGGCCTTTTGGCAACAAGAACGGGTGGAAATAGACATGGAGGCGGACTGGCCCCCGGACATCGCCTTTCCGTATCGCGCGGCGGACGGATCGCGGATTGTGCGGACGGTGGACCGGCGCCTGATGCACGGCGATCGCGTGATCACGCAAATGATCGCCGGCGTTGCGGAACATTGCGCGCCGGGTTCCATTCCCGGCTGGCGAGTTTACGATGAAACGTGCATTCGCGGGCTCGATCCGGGGCATTGGCATCCCGTGACGGCTTTGCCGCGCGACATGACCGTGCCGCACGTTGCCTCGCCTTTTCCGGAAGGATTCACCATTGCGTCGTTCGTCGCGCGTGATGGTTTCCTTTTCGTGCGGACGCGGCCGGCCAGCAATCACGATATCCGGCTTGCGCCGCTTGTCGCGGGCGGGATCTGCGGCGAGCGTCCGACCGACGGTCCACCCAGCGAGGCGCCGGGAGAATTACATGCGCCGAGCGGGGCGGCGTTCCATGGCGGCGGCGATGTCGTATACGCACATCCGCCCTATCGGAACCGGGGCAGCGGATCCGCCTTTGCTCGCATCGCGCTGGAACTGCCGAAGGACGCCGCGCGCTTTGCCGGCGACGTGGCCGTCGAGGGCGCGGACGGTCGCACCGACGGCGTGACCTTCGGCGTGTCCGTTCGTGCTGGCGGCCGTTTGGAACGCACCGAATTGCACACGGCATCCGCGGAACGACGTCCCTTGGCGTTGGATCTTTCATCGTTTGCCGGGACGCCCGTGGAAATCGAAATGTCCGTTGACGCCGGGCCCGCGCACGATCCGACTTGCGATTGGGCGCGCTGGTATGCCCCTCGCATCGAGCGCGACGCGCGCGTTACCGCTCCGATGACAATTGCGGGGTTTGGCCGGTGGCGTTTGGCCTTGTCGGGCACGCGCATGGTCCGCAACGATCGCGAAACGGGCGAATGCCGCATTGAAACCGATTTTCCCGGCGGCATCTGCCTGCTCGATGAGATGCCCGATCCTGTTTCATTTCCCTTCGACATTGCTTCCGCGCCGTTCCGTGTGGCTTATGTCGCCGACGATGGAACGGTGCTTGAATCCCCGCTTCACGCTTGTGCGATACCCGCCGAAACAGTCGTCGGTGGCGTAAGCCGCCAAGGCCTTTTCACGCATCCGCCCAATCGCGGGAGCACATGCGTTGACATTCCCATGTGTTTACCGAAAACGCCGGGCAGGTTTCAGGCTCATGTCGGCCTGCGCGACGGAAGCAAATCCGACGGCGTTGTTTTCCGCGTCGAAGTCAACGGCAGGGTCCTGCTTCGCCGGGATATCCGCCCCGGCGCATGGTGCGAAATCGAGGCGGATTTGGCGTCTTGGGCCGGACAGCCGGTCGTATTGTCGCTCGTGGCCGATTCCGCGGGTGAATACAATTGCGATTGGGCCGCGTGGGGCGATCCGAAAATCGGTCAACATCATGGAGAACCAGGATAG
- a CDS encoding glycosyltransferase: MIYATVGTMFLDFPRLIHALDAIAHETGEDIVIQTGMGKTIPRYCRHFDFKSREEVLALQREARVIVCHAGIGAVTDALECRRPFLAVPRLKRFKEHLSDHQVEIAEAVQRRGWGRAILDIAELPAACASPPAVPAAYRPARDRLIAAVREFVEAAARE, from the coding sequence ATGATCTACGCCACCGTCGGCACGATGTTCCTCGATTTCCCGCGACTGATTCACGCCTTGGACGCCATCGCGCATGAAACGGGCGAGGACATCGTGATTCAAACCGGCATGGGCAAGACGATCCCGCGATATTGCCGCCATTTCGATTTCAAGTCCCGTGAAGAAGTTCTCGCGCTTCAGCGGGAGGCCCGCGTAATCGTCTGCCACGCGGGCATCGGCGCCGTGACGGATGCGCTGGAATGCCGGCGCCCCTTTTTGGCGGTGCCGCGCTTGAAACGCTTCAAGGAACATCTGTCGGATCATCAGGTTGAAATCGCGGAAGCTGTTCAAAGGCGCGGATGGGGAAGGGCTATTTTGGATATCGCCGAACTGCCCGCGGCGTGCGCATCGCCCCCGGCCGTTCCGGCGGCCTACCGTCCGGCGCGCGATCGCCTGATTGCGGCCGTGCGCGAATTCGTTGAAGCGGCGGCAAGGGAGTGA
- a CDS encoding cohesin domain-containing protein, protein MREKVLPLIIVALVGALTGSAIAAPPEADRLQDEAARQEAIARMESFRAAAPDLSGAQKSPREGLLDFTLAGHTDAVHSVAYSPDGTMVLTGSWDGSAKLWNATTGEEIRTLRNPNDPSVWSVVFYPDGSTAVTGAFNRIRFWNLETGQETRSFTGTMQSVAALAMSPNGSRLASGSPTAVATVWDLETGEPIYTLEGHTDWVDSLAFSPNGARLLTGSWDGTAKLWDLETGGLIRTFIHDAGKSADVKAVAFSPDGTKVLTVGAFAKIWDSGTGAELSRFSHCGVSGMFSPDGTRVLTADFFPGPTLWLADTGQALCILPESSVVWSAVLSPDGTKALTGDMNSSAKIWTLIEGTLEDEVIGTVADAQTGSPLGGAKLTLFDFATGALLSAAQSQSDGSFNFVVPDIQAFLALRVERSGYESLDIPYFRAPANLQIRLNSQAPAAPTGVVAIPGANGIVLRWNASSSANIAGYRVERADSADGPYTILFQTPASQTRHADTDLPAGKDFWYRIVALDARGNASRPSASVTARAGTVTVWMPNVNGAAGERVRIPVNVTNTSGISPSNLRVVIDYDGAPINPASIAVERTAITAGVTLGVDTATPGRIAITTSGSTVFAGEGRIFDVFAAISADAPDGACGTLSFTEAVFEDAFGSAVSADRSATAQLCVSGQCKMGDLDGNGIVQMADATVALQITVRKVFPQGCQPTVGDMNGDGFIDSADAVMIMRIAQDRPLNPGVGETPVRGRTLNIYLPSDLRALPGETLSVPIMIDNPEGLSGIELLVTYPPQLTSLVLDSVERGSATQNFSLEYVAGNGFVRIALSRDEALTGSKSPQSLAILHFTVSETAPNNTNLPIGINEVKLAGQYGDDFVWQNDVQASGGMIAVGSLVCGAVVVSVVDNATSLPVTNASVQIVPGPPFPLTQNTQGIYTFACIGPGSHKVSVTAPSYPGTTERNVLVIGGDVSTVEVRMSAGGGGNDGCCGGVVRPVSPSGAIPYAILAVMLSFDVFWPIRRCFSATWRWSSARHRRARA, encoded by the coding sequence ATGCGCGAAAAAGTTCTACCCTTGATTATTGTCGCTTTAGTGGGCGCATTGACCGGGTCGGCCATAGCCGCGCCGCCGGAAGCGGACCGCTTGCAGGACGAGGCCGCGCGCCAAGAGGCCATCGCACGCATGGAATCGTTCAGAGCCGCCGCGCCGGATCTCAGCGGCGCGCAAAAATCCCCGCGCGAGGGCCTTCTCGATTTCACCCTCGCGGGACATACGGACGCCGTGCATTCGGTAGCCTATTCGCCCGACGGCACGATGGTATTGACGGGAAGCTGGGACGGCTCGGCGAAACTGTGGAACGCCACAACCGGAGAGGAAATCCGCACACTCAGAAATCCCAATGATCCGTCTGTCTGGTCGGTGGTGTTTTACCCGGACGGATCCACGGCCGTCACGGGAGCATTCAACCGTATCCGGTTCTGGAATCTGGAAACCGGCCAGGAAACTCGTTCCTTCACGGGCACGATGCAGAGCGTCGCCGCGCTGGCGATGTCTCCCAACGGTTCCCGGCTTGCCTCGGGAAGCCCGACGGCCGTGGCGACGGTCTGGGATTTGGAAACCGGCGAACCGATTTACACCTTGGAAGGCCACACAGACTGGGTGGATTCCCTCGCGTTTTCGCCGAACGGGGCCCGTCTTCTGACAGGCAGTTGGGACGGCACGGCGAAACTGTGGGATCTGGAAACGGGCGGGTTGATCCGAACCTTTATTCACGACGCCGGCAAGTCGGCGGATGTGAAAGCCGTGGCCTTTTCACCCGACGGGACCAAAGTATTGACCGTGGGCGCTTTCGCCAAGATTTGGGATTCCGGGACAGGCGCGGAACTTTCCCGGTTTTCGCATTGCGGCGTCTCAGGCATGTTTTCACCGGATGGCACGCGCGTATTGACGGCGGATTTTTTCCCCGGGCCGACCCTCTGGCTGGCCGACACGGGACAAGCCCTGTGCATCCTTCCGGAGTCTTCCGTTGTATGGTCCGCCGTGTTGTCTCCGGACGGGACCAAGGCGCTTACCGGCGACATGAATTCCTCCGCCAAAATCTGGACCCTCATCGAGGGAACGCTCGAAGACGAAGTCATTGGAACGGTCGCCGATGCGCAAACGGGAAGTCCGCTTGGCGGCGCCAAACTGACGCTCTTCGATTTCGCGACGGGCGCACTGCTGAGCGCCGCCCAGTCGCAAAGCGACGGCTCGTTCAATTTCGTGGTCCCGGATATCCAGGCATTCCTGGCGCTGCGCGTCGAACGGTCCGGCTACGAAAGCCTCGATATCCCCTATTTCCGCGCCCCTGCCAATTTGCAGATTCGCCTGAATTCGCAGGCGCCCGCCGCGCCCACAGGGGTCGTGGCGATTCCCGGCGCCAATGGCATCGTCTTGCGCTGGAACGCCTCGTCCAGTGCGAACATCGCGGGATACCGCGTCGAGCGTGCGGATTCGGCCGACGGACCCTACACGATCCTCTTTCAGACGCCGGCATCGCAAACCCGCCATGCCGACACGGATTTGCCGGCGGGAAAGGATTTCTGGTACCGCATCGTGGCGTTGGATGCGCGCGGCAATGCAAGCCGGCCGTCCGCATCCGTCACGGCGCGCGCGGGAACCGTGACGGTATGGATGCCCAACGTGAACGGCGCCGCGGGCGAACGCGTCCGCATCCCCGTCAACGTGACGAACACCTCCGGAATCAGCCCGTCGAATCTGCGTGTCGTGATTGATTACGACGGCGCGCCCATCAATCCCGCCTCGATCGCGGTCGAGCGAACGGCCATCACGGCGGGCGTAACGCTCGGCGTTGACACGGCAACCCCCGGCCGAATCGCCATCACGACGAGCGGCAGCACGGTTTTCGCCGGCGAAGGCCGCATATTCGACGTGTTCGCGGCCATCAGCGCCGACGCCCCGGATGGCGCATGCGGAACGCTGTCGTTCACCGAAGCCGTGTTCGAGGACGCCTTCGGGAGCGCCGTTTCCGCGGACCGGTCGGCCACGGCCCAGTTATGCGTTTCGGGCCAGTGCAAAATGGGCGATCTCGACGGCAACGGCATCGTACAGATGGCGGACGCGACCGTGGCCTTGCAGATTACGGTCCGAAAAGTGTTCCCGCAGGGATGCCAGCCCACTGTGGGCGACATGAACGGCGACGGCTTCATTGACAGCGCCGACGCGGTCATGATCATGCGCATCGCGCAGGATCGCCCGCTGAATCCCGGCGTGGGCGAAACGCCGGTGCGCGGCCGGACCCTGAACATTTATCTTCCCTCCGATTTGCGGGCGCTGCCGGGCGAAACGCTGTCCGTGCCCATCATGATTGACAATCCCGAAGGACTAAGCGGTATTGAATTGCTGGTGACTTATCCGCCGCAACTCACCTCGCTGGTCCTCGACTCGGTCGAAAGGGGATCGGCCACGCAGAACTTCTCGCTCGAATATGTTGCCGGAAACGGATTCGTGCGCATCGCGCTGAGCCGCGACGAAGCCCTTACCGGCAGCAAGTCGCCCCAAAGCCTGGCCATCCTGCATTTCACCGTGTCCGAAACCGCGCCCAACAACACAAACCTGCCCATCGGCATCAACGAAGTAAAACTTGCGGGACAGTACGGCGACGATTTCGTCTGGCAGAACGACGTGCAAGCTAGCGGCGGGATGATTGCCGTCGGGAGTCTCGTTTGCGGCGCGGTTGTCGTGTCCGTGGTGGACAACGCCACCTCGTTGCCCGTGACGAATGCCTCGGTGCAAATCGTTCCCGGTCCGCCCTTCCCCCTGACGCAGAACACGCAAGGAATCTACACGTTCGCCTGCATCGGTCCCGGCTCGCACAAAGTTTCCGTGACCGCGCCGTCCTATCCCGGCACAACCGAACGCAACGTACTGGTCATCGGCGGCGACGTCTCGACGGTCGAGGTCCGCATGAGCGCCGGGGGCGGCGGCAATGACGGTTGTTGCGGAGGCGTTGTCCGGCCGGTTTCGCCATCCGGCGCCATCCCGTACGCGATCCTGGCCGTCATGCTCTCGTTCGATGTCTTCTGGCCGATTCGACGGTGTTTTTCAGCAACATGGCGATGGTCATCGGCCCGACACCGCCGGGCACGGGCGTAA
- the pssD gene encoding PssD/Cps14F family polysaccharide biosynthesis glycosyltransferase — MKTGLPFRICLVCSHGGHLAEMLALMPAFEGCETFFFCYDADTTRRLDRAYRVPNMPRNPIEFVRNLFRAARIMRIERPRLIVSTGAEIAIPVALAGKAFGVRLIHVECGAQVVTPSFTGRVLYWLADAFFVQWPELLRAYGPRAQYRGSLIDES; from the coding sequence TTGAAAACCGGATTGCCCTTTCGAATATGCCTGGTCTGCTCGCATGGCGGCCATCTGGCGGAGATGCTGGCCTTGATGCCGGCGTTCGAGGGATGCGAGACCTTTTTTTTCTGCTACGACGCGGACACAACGCGGCGGCTCGACCGGGCGTATCGGGTTCCCAACATGCCGCGCAATCCGATCGAATTTGTCAGGAACTTGTTTCGCGCCGCGCGCATCATGCGTATCGAAAGGCCGCGGCTCATCGTTTCGACCGGCGCGGAGATAGCCATTCCCGTGGCGCTTGCGGGAAAGGCGTTCGGCGTCCGCCTGATTCATGTCGAATGCGGCGCCCAAGTGGTCACGCCGTCGTTTACGGGGCGCGTGTTGTATTGGCTGGCGGACGCCTTTTTTGTGCAATGGCCGGAACTGTTGCGGGCTTACGGGCCACGGGCGCAATACCGGGGAAGCCTGATTGATGAATCATAA